In the Sulfitobacter pacificus genome, one interval contains:
- the rfbB gene encoding dTDP-glucose 4,6-dehydratase codes for MKILVTGGAGFIGSAVVRLAVSRGHEIVNLDALTYAGCLANVASVADSPLYAFEQVDIRNRAALDAVFARHSPDAVMHLAAESHVDRSIDGPGDFVETNITGTYNMLEAARSYWVGAGKPDGFRFHHISTDEVFGSLGAEGMFTEDTPYDPRSPYSASKAASDHLVRAWHETYGLPVVLTNCSNNYGPFHFPEKLVPVVILNALSGKGIPVYGAGLNVRDWLFVEDHADALLLVLEKGALGRSYNIGGENEARNIDLVRSICAILDQKRPKDGSYADQITHVQDRAGHDLRYAIDPARIRDELGWRPSVTLEQGLERTVQWYLENEDWWRALQARDGVGERLGVKL; via the coding sequence ATGAAGATCCTGGTGACTGGTGGTGCGGGGTTTATTGGTTCTGCCGTCGTGCGATTGGCCGTCAGCCGTGGGCATGAGATCGTGAACCTTGATGCGCTGACCTATGCCGGTTGTCTGGCGAATGTGGCAAGTGTGGCGGACAGCCCGCTTTACGCGTTCGAGCAGGTGGATATCCGCAACCGCGCCGCATTGGACGCCGTATTTGCCCGCCACAGCCCAGACGCGGTGATGCACCTGGCCGCAGAAAGCCATGTTGACCGGTCGATCGACGGGCCGGGCGATTTTGTTGAGACGAACATCACTGGCACCTACAACATGCTGGAGGCCGCGCGCAGCTATTGGGTGGGTGCGGGCAAACCGGACGGTTTTCGATTTCACCACATATCGACGGATGAGGTTTTCGGCTCGCTGGGCGCGGAAGGCATGTTCACCGAAGACACCCCTTATGATCCACGCTCGCCCTATTCCGCGTCCAAAGCGGCCAGCGATCATTTGGTGCGGGCATGGCATGAAACCTACGGGCTGCCCGTGGTTCTGACGAATTGTTCCAATAACTATGGCCCGTTCCATTTCCCTGAAAAACTGGTGCCGGTGGTGATCCTGAATGCGCTGTCGGGTAAGGGTATTCCTGTCTATGGCGCGGGGTTGAACGTGCGCGACTGGCTGTTTGTTGAGGATCATGCAGACGCATTGTTACTTGTGCTGGAAAAGGGCGCGCTGGGCCGCAGTTACAACATTGGCGGCGAAAACGAGGCGCGCAACATTGATCTGGTGCGCAGCATTTGTGCAATTCTGGATCAGAAACGCCCGAAAGACGGCAGCTATGCGGATCAGATCACCCATGTGCAGGACCGTGCGGGGCATGATCTACGCTATGCGATTGACCCTGCACGCATCCGCGATGAACTGGGCTGGCGGCCTTCGGTCACATTGGAGCAGGGGTTGGAACGCACGGTGCAATGGTATCTGGAAAATGAAGACTGGTGGCGGGCCTTGCAGGCACGTGATGGTGTGGGCGAGCGTTTGGGGGTGAAGTTGTGA
- the rfbD gene encoding dTDP-4-dehydrorhamnose reductase, whose amino-acid sequence MSILVIGKTGQVARELAKLPEVICIGRDEADLTAPEQVSHAIHAYTPSAVINAAAYTAVDKAEEEEALATLINGDAPGVMARDCAVLGIPFVHISTDYVFDGGGTQPWQPDAATGPLGAYGRSKQAGEEKVRAAGGAHAILRTSWVVSAHGDNFVKTMLRLGAERDALNVVADQIGGPTAAKDIALACHGMVQQLSQSPDKAGTYHFAGAPASSWADFARAIFDQAGLSCTVSDIPSTAYPTPARRPLNSRMDCTSTETAFGIKRPDWRASLTEILNELGAVK is encoded by the coding sequence GTGAGCATTCTGGTGATCGGAAAAACCGGCCAAGTGGCGCGGGAATTGGCAAAACTGCCCGAGGTGATTTGCATCGGGCGGGATGAGGCGGATTTGACCGCGCCCGAACAGGTCTCACATGCGATCCACGCCTATACACCAAGCGCTGTGATTAATGCCGCCGCCTATACCGCGGTTGATAAGGCCGAAGAGGAAGAGGCGCTGGCGACATTGATCAATGGCGATGCACCCGGTGTTATGGCGCGGGACTGTGCAGTTCTGGGCATCCCTTTTGTGCATATTTCGACGGATTATGTGTTTGACGGGGGCGGCACTCAGCCGTGGCAGCCGGATGCGGCAACCGGGCCGCTGGGTGCCTATGGTCGCTCGAAACAGGCTGGTGAGGAAAAGGTGCGCGCAGCTGGGGGTGCCCATGCGATCTTGCGCACCTCTTGGGTGGTGTCGGCGCATGGCGATAACTTTGTCAAAACCATGCTACGCCTAGGGGCAGAGCGGGATGCGCTGAACGTTGTGGCGGATCAGATCGGTGGGCCAACCGCCGCCAAGGATATTGCGCTGGCCTGTCACGGCATGGTGCAACAGTTGAGCCAAAGCCCTGACAAGGCGGGCACATATCATTTCGCGGGAGCACCGGCGAGCAGCTGGGCCGATTTTGCCCGTGCGATATTTGATCAGGCGGGGCTGAGCTGTACGGTGAGCGATATCCCGTCCACAGCCTATCCCACGCCTGCCAGACGACCGCTGAATTCGCGGATGGATTGCACCTCGACCGAAACGGCTTTCGGTATTAAACGCCCTGATTGGCGGGCCAGCCTGACAGAAATTTTGAACGAGCTCGGAGCAGTTAAATGA
- the rfbA gene encoding glucose-1-phosphate thymidylyltransferase RfbA, which translates to MTNRKGIILAGGSGTRLYPITMGISKQLLPIYDKPMIYYPISVLMLAGIREIAMITTPQDQAQFQRSLGDGSQWGISLTYIVQPSPDGLAQAYILAEDFLDGAPSAMVLGDNIFFGHGLPEILADADKQKSGGTVFGYHVADPERYGVVGFDKAGVAQTIVEKPKKPASNYAVTGLYFLDADAPKLAREVKPSARGELEITTLLEMYLAQGALRVNRMGRGYAWLDTGTHASLLDAGNFVRTLTQRQGLQTGCLEEIAHDQGWISDDELLKRAEMFEKNDYGRYLKDLLK; encoded by the coding sequence ATGACCAATCGCAAAGGTATCATTCTGGCGGGCGGCTCCGGCACGCGGCTCTATCCGATTACCATGGGGATCAGTAAGCAGCTGCTGCCGATCTATGACAAGCCGATGATCTATTACCCGATTTCGGTGTTGATGCTGGCCGGTATCCGCGAGATTGCGATGATCACCACGCCGCAGGATCAGGCGCAATTCCAACGCTCCCTTGGCGATGGTAGCCAATGGGGCATTTCCCTGACCTATATCGTGCAGCCGTCACCGGATGGTCTGGCGCAGGCCTATATTCTGGCAGAGGATTTTCTGGATGGTGCGCCCTCTGCCATGGTGTTGGGGGATAATATTTTCTTTGGTCACGGCTTGCCCGAGATATTGGCAGACGCCGACAAGCAAAAAAGTGGTGGTACGGTATTCGGCTATCACGTGGCTGATCCTGAACGCTATGGTGTGGTTGGTTTTGACAAGGCGGGCGTGGCGCAGACCATTGTTGAGAAGCCCAAAAAACCAGCGTCAAACTATGCTGTTACCGGGCTTTATTTCCTTGATGCAGATGCGCCGAAACTGGCGCGGGAGGTTAAACCCTCTGCCCGTGGGGAGCTTGAGATTACCACTTTGCTGGAAATGTATCTGGCGCAGGGGGCGCTGCGGGTGAACCGGATGGGGCGTGGCTATGCCTGGCTGGACACTGGCACCCATGCAAGCCTGTTGGATGCGGGAAACTTCGTGCGCACGCTGACACAACGGCAGGGGCTGCAAACCGGCTGCCTTGAGGAAATCGCCCATGATCAAGGCTGGATCAGCGATGACGAACTGCTAAAGCGTGCCGAGATGTTTGAGAAAAACGACTATGGCCGCTACCTCAAAGACCTTTTGAAATAG
- a CDS encoding mannose-1-phosphate guanylyltransferase/mannose-6-phosphate isomerase, whose product MTTNDITPVILCGGSGTRLWPVSRKSFPKQFIDLIGEGSLFQQSSKRLSGSGFAEPIVVTNSDFRFIATQQLHDAGITPNTVLIEPEARNTAPALLAAALVAAQKDPAQLMLAAPSDHYITQADVFCDNVRRGVAAAQAGQIVTFGITPDKPETGYGYLELGEGSVHGAMPLKRFVEKPVLAEAQRMLDAGGYLWNAGIFMYAAQTMVDAFAAHAPEMLAHVQAAVDSAEPDLGFLRLDPDAWTKCEDISVDFAIMEKVSNLSVIAHDGDWSDMGGWNAVHLHAEKDADGVALQGRTHAVECKDTLLRSESGAVQLVGLGLENIVAVAMPDAVLVADRSRTSTLGNVVKQMRAAAVPQADNFPKDHRPWGFFETLILSDSFQVKRIVVNPGAALSLQSHEHRSEHWIVVVGTAKVTVGPDRDNLDVKMVHQNESVYIPLHAIHRMENPGDTPMELIEVQTGSYLGEDDIVRYEDVYSRGQGAKG is encoded by the coding sequence ATGACAACCAATGACATCACTCCGGTGATCCTATGTGGCGGATCAGGAACACGTCTTTGGCCGGTTTCTCGTAAGAGTTTTCCCAAACAATTCATTGATCTGATCGGTGAAGGCAGCCTGTTTCAGCAATCCAGCAAACGTTTGTCCGGCAGTGGATTTGCTGAACCCATTGTTGTCACCAACTCTGATTTCCGGTTTATCGCCACGCAGCAATTGCATGATGCAGGTATTACGCCAAACACGGTTCTGATCGAACCTGAAGCCCGCAATACCGCACCCGCGCTTCTGGCTGCCGCTTTGGTTGCCGCGCAAAAAGATCCCGCGCAGCTAATGCTCGCCGCGCCGTCGGATCATTATATCACCCAGGCTGATGTGTTCTGCGACAACGTCCGCCGCGGCGTCGCCGCCGCGCAAGCAGGGCAGATCGTAACCTTTGGCATCACCCCTGACAAACCTGAAACCGGCTATGGCTATCTTGAGCTGGGCGAAGGCAGCGTGCATGGCGCAATGCCGCTGAAACGTTTCGTTGAAAAACCGGTTCTGGCCGAAGCACAGCGAATGTTGGATGCTGGCGGCTATCTGTGGAACGCCGGTATCTTTATGTATGCTGCCCAAACGATGGTTGACGCCTTCGCCGCGCATGCGCCAGAGATGCTGGCCCATGTGCAGGCCGCCGTTGACTCAGCCGAACCCGATCTGGGGTTCCTGCGCCTTGACCCTGACGCTTGGACAAAATGCGAAGATATCTCTGTTGATTTTGCAATCATGGAAAAGGTGAGCAATCTCAGTGTCATCGCCCATGATGGTGATTGGTCCGATATGGGCGGCTGGAACGCGGTGCATCTGCATGCGGAAAAGGATGCCGATGGTGTCGCGCTTCAGGGCCGCACCCATGCGGTTGAATGCAAGGATACGCTGCTGCGTTCGGAATCCGGCGCGGTGCAGCTGGTCGGCCTAGGTCTGGAAAATATCGTTGCGGTGGCCATGCCCGACGCAGTGCTGGTTGCTGACCGCAGCCGCACCTCGACGCTGGGGAATGTGGTGAAACAGATGCGCGCCGCCGCTGTGCCGCAGGCCGATAACTTCCCCAAGGATCACCGCCCCTGGGGCTTTTTCGAAACACTGATCCTGTCTGACAGCTTTCAAGTAAAACGCATTGTGGTGAACCCCGGTGCCGCGCTCAGCCTACAAAGCCATGAACACCGCTCTGAACACTGGATTGTAGTGGTGGGCACCGCGAAGGTCACCGTCGGGCCGGACCGCGACAATCTGGATGTCAAAATGGTGCACCAGAATGAATCAGTCTACATTCCTCTGCACGCCATTCACCGCATGGAAAACCCCGGTGACACCCCGATGGAGCTGATCGAAGTACAGACCGGCAGCTATCTGGGCGAAGATGACATTGTGCGCTACGAAGACGTCTATTCCCGCGGCCAGGGGGCCAAGGGATAA
- a CDS encoding heavy metal translocating P-type ATPase codes for MALGQSVVLPVQNMVCGSCAARVVRAVEAVSGLKDASVNLAEETVQFSSPDVQTAQDALRALEAAGYPAQTQELRLMISGMSCASCVGRLQKALDAKAGVLHAQVNLADESATIAFVPSLITAQGLADVATKAGYPALLPSDETPVDRYVQKEAEAAHSRRIMLWAAALSLPVFILEMGGHLFPALHHLIGRTIGMENSWRIQFVLTSLVLFGPGRQFFFNGLPALWRMAPNMNSLVALGAGAAWIFSTIALFIPSVLPAGTRAVYFEAAAVIVTLILLGRWFEARAKGQTGAAIQKLIGLQPRTARVAQGQDWVEVPVAELQVGVRFLLKPGERVPTDAVLIEGTGTVDESMMTGEPMQVTKSAGDGLTGGTVNGHGSLICEVSRVGHDTTLAQIIRMVQQAQGARLPIQALVDRVTLWFVPAVMGIALLTVGLWLIFGPEPSLSYALVAGVSVLIIACPCAMGLATPTSILVGSGRAAELGVLFRQGDALQSLCDVKTVAFDKTGTLTLGKPMLTDLVSIDPAAGDHILAQVSALESRSEHPLAHAILEAAGDKGLTLPEATDVQTISGKGIRGKVEGQDVAVGNARMMQDCGAAIQELEARASAARAKGHTVSFVAVENKVVAIIVISDPLRPTSKDAIAALQAREVQVAMISGDSRDTAKAVAQSLGIETVIADVLPEGKIDALKSLRETHGKIAFVGDGINDAPVLAEADVGIAIGTGTDVAIETADVVLMSGDVQGVVHAFDLSRQTLRNIKQNLVWAFGYNAALIPVAAGALYPAFGMLLSPGLAAGAMAFSSVFVLGNALRLRHVGV; via the coding sequence ATGGCGTTGGGACAGTCTGTGGTTTTACCGGTACAGAATATGGTTTGCGGCTCTTGTGCCGCCCGGGTGGTCCGCGCGGTTGAGGCAGTTTCGGGGCTGAAAGATGCCTCGGTTAACCTTGCCGAAGAAACGGTGCAGTTTTCGTCGCCGGATGTGCAAACCGCCCAGGATGCGTTGCGCGCCCTGGAGGCGGCGGGATACCCGGCGCAGACCCAAGAGCTCCGCCTGATGATCAGTGGCATGTCCTGCGCATCTTGTGTGGGCCGGTTGCAAAAGGCATTGGATGCAAAGGCAGGTGTGTTGCATGCACAGGTCAATTTGGCGGATGAGTCCGCAACCATTGCGTTTGTGCCAAGCCTGATCACCGCGCAGGGTTTGGCCGATGTTGCGACCAAGGCGGGGTATCCCGCGTTGCTTCCCAGTGATGAAACACCTGTGGACCGGTACGTGCAGAAAGAAGCAGAGGCCGCGCATAGCCGGCGCATCATGTTGTGGGCGGCTGCCCTGTCACTTCCGGTCTTTATTTTGGAGATGGGCGGGCATCTGTTTCCGGCGCTGCATCACCTGATCGGGCGTACCATCGGGATGGAGAACAGCTGGCGAATCCAGTTTGTGCTTACCAGCCTTGTCCTGTTCGGGCCGGGGCGGCAGTTCTTTTTCAATGGCTTGCCGGCCCTGTGGCGGATGGCTCCGAATATGAACAGCCTTGTGGCATTGGGCGCCGGGGCGGCCTGGATCTTTTCGACAATTGCGCTGTTTATCCCTTCGGTTTTGCCTGCGGGCACACGGGCGGTCTATTTCGAAGCGGCGGCGGTGATTGTCACATTGATCCTTTTGGGCCGCTGGTTTGAAGCACGGGCCAAAGGGCAAACCGGTGCTGCGATTCAAAAATTGATCGGCCTGCAGCCCCGCACCGCGCGGGTTGCACAAGGACAGGACTGGGTCGAAGTGCCAGTAGCGGAATTGCAAGTCGGGGTGCGATTCCTGCTCAAGCCGGGCGAACGTGTTCCGACAGACGCGGTGCTGATCGAGGGCACCGGCACAGTTGACGAAAGCATGATGACCGGCGAGCCGATGCAAGTGACGAAATCGGCAGGTGATGGGCTGACCGGGGGTACGGTGAACGGGCATGGCAGTTTGATTTGCGAGGTGTCGCGGGTCGGCCACGACACGACATTGGCGCAGATTATTCGCATGGTTCAGCAGGCCCAAGGGGCAAGGCTGCCGATTCAGGCACTGGTGGATCGGGTTACGCTTTGGTTTGTGCCTGCTGTGATGGGGATTGCCTTGCTGACCGTGGGTCTCTGGCTGATTTTTGGCCCGGAACCATCGCTTTCTTACGCGCTGGTGGCGGGGGTATCGGTTTTGATTATTGCCTGCCCCTGCGCGATGGGGTTGGCAACACCCACCTCCATTCTTGTGGGCAGTGGCCGCGCGGCAGAACTTGGTGTGTTGTTTCGTCAAGGGGATGCCCTGCAATCGCTCTGTGATGTAAAAACGGTGGCCTTTGACAAGACCGGTACGCTGACGCTGGGCAAACCGATGCTGACTGATCTTGTCAGTATCGACCCGGCGGCAGGGGACCACATACTCGCGCAGGTTTCCGCCCTCGAGTCCCGCTCTGAACATCCTTTGGCACATGCGATTTTAGAGGCTGCAGGCGACAAGGGCCTGACCCTTCCAGAAGCCACGGATGTGCAAACCATCTCGGGCAAAGGCATCCGTGGTAAGGTTGAGGGGCAGGATGTTGCAGTGGGGAATGCGCGTATGATGCAGGACTGCGGTGCCGCCATACAGGAGCTGGAAGCGCGTGCATCAGCAGCAAGGGCAAAAGGGCATACCGTTTCCTTTGTTGCTGTCGAAAACAAAGTTGTCGCAATCATTGTCATCTCTGATCCCCTGCGTCCAACCAGCAAGGACGCCATCGCGGCGCTGCAAGCCCGTGAGGTGCAAGTGGCGATGATATCCGGGGACAGTAGGGACACAGCCAAAGCCGTGGCGCAGAGCCTTGGCATTGAAACGGTGATTGCCGATGTCCTGCCCGAGGGTAAAATCGATGCGCTGAAATCCCTGCGCGAGACGCATGGAAAGATCGCATTCGTGGGCGATGGCATCAATGATGCGCCGGTGCTGGCCGAGGCGGATGTGGGTATTGCAATTGGCACCGGGACGGATGTTGCCATCGAAACGGCGGATGTGGTGCTGATGTCGGGAGATGTGCAAGGTGTGGTGCATGCGTTTGACCTGTCGCGACAGACCCTGCGCAACATCAAGCAAAACCTTGTCTGGGCTTTCGGTTATAATGCAGCCTTGATCCCGGTGGCCGCGGGCGCGTTATATCCCGCCTTTGGTATGCTTTTGTCACCGGGTCTTGCAGCGGGGGCGATGGCGTTTTCATCGGTGTTTGTATTGGGCAATGCGCTGCGCTTGCGTCATGTGGGGGTGTGA
- the cueR gene encoding Cu(I)-responsive transcriptional regulator produces the protein MNIKSVSDVTGLPAKTIRYYEEVGLVRPSRRANGYREFSNSDVHKLAFLARSRSLGFPVESCRSLLALYDDQDRASADVKAIAQQHLGEIDQKLAELTAMRDTLNALVRSCAGDNRPDCPILSDLAQEVEGGSARRQLLY, from the coding sequence ATGAACATCAAATCTGTCAGCGATGTTACAGGCTTGCCTGCCAAAACCATCCGCTATTACGAAGAGGTGGGCCTTGTGCGACCGTCGCGCCGGGCCAATGGCTATCGCGAGTTTTCAAACAGCGATGTGCATAAACTGGCCTTTCTGGCGCGGTCCCGTTCCTTGGGCTTTCCTGTTGAAAGCTGCCGAAGCCTTTTGGCGCTATACGATGATCAGGATCGTGCCAGCGCAGATGTCAAAGCAATTGCACAGCAGCATTTGGGCGAGATTGATCAGAAACTGGCCGAGCTAACGGCCATGCGCGATACGTTGAATGCCCTTGTTCGCTCCTGTGCGGGGGACAATCGCCCGGATTGCCCGATCCTGTCTGATCTGGCGCAAGAGGTCGAAGGTGGCTCCGCCCGACGGCAACTCCTGTATTGA
- a CDS encoding fumarylacetoacetate hydrolase family protein encodes MYVINAPKQASLAVQGSADRFPIRRIFCVGRNYEAHAREMGKDPTREAPFFFTKPADAALDTPCTIPYPKLTEDLHHEIELVIAIHKGGADIAEADVMDHVWGAAVGLDMTRRDLQGEAKKMGRPWDWGKAFDHSAPIGAIKPIAQVPSVEAGRIWLAVNGETRQDADIADLIWSVREHISILSQAMEIAPGDIIMTGTPAGVGAVVPGDVITGGVDGIGELKVTIGPRA; translated from the coding sequence ATGTATGTAATCAATGCGCCCAAACAGGCCAGCCTTGCCGTACAGGGCAGCGCAGACCGTTTCCCCATTCGCCGGATCTTTTGTGTGGGGCGCAATTACGAGGCGCATGCCCGCGAGATGGGCAAGGATCCAACCCGCGAGGCACCGTTCTTTTTCACAAAACCGGCGGATGCCGCTTTGGATACCCCTTGTACCATCCCCTACCCGAAGCTGACCGAGGATCTGCATCATGAGATTGAGCTGGTGATAGCGATCCACAAAGGTGGCGCTGACATTGCCGAGGCCGATGTGATGGATCACGTTTGGGGCGCTGCTGTGGGGTTGGATATGACACGCCGCGACTTGCAGGGCGAGGCCAAGAAGATGGGCCGCCCATGGGATTGGGGCAAAGCCTTTGATCACTCCGCACCGATTGGCGCAATCAAACCGATTGCACAGGTGCCCAGCGTCGAGGCCGGACGCATCTGGCTGGCCGTGAACGGCGAGACCCGTCAGGATGCTGATATCGCTGATCTGATCTGGTCGGTACGTGAACATATTTCGATCTTGTCGCAAGCCATGGAAATTGCGCCCGGTGACATCATCATGACCGGCACCCCCGCTGGTGTTGGCGCTGTGGTGCCGGGGGATGTGATCACCGGTGGTGTGGATGGAATTGGCGAATTGAAAGTCACCATCGGGCCGCGCGCATGA
- the maiA gene encoding maleylacetoacetate isomerase: protein MSDLTLHNYFRSSTSVRVRAALNLKGLSYDYVPLSLLKGEQASAAHLALNPSGLVPTLVTPQGALPQSMAILEWLDEVHPEPPLLPHDPWGRARVRSLAQIVAADIHPVNNLRILKHLEAEFGVDAAGKAAWFRNWAAAGMKALETRLAAEPETGDFCHGDTVGLADLCLYAQVLNNARFEVDMSPYPVINRIHANCMAVPALEQAAPANQPDVS from the coding sequence ATGAGTGACCTGACGCTGCATAACTATTTCCGTTCTTCAACGTCGGTCCGGGTGCGGGCGGCGCTGAACCTCAAGGGGCTAAGCTATGATTATGTCCCGCTGTCGCTATTGAAGGGCGAGCAGGCAAGCGCGGCCCATCTGGCGTTGAACCCTTCGGGTCTGGTGCCGACACTGGTCACACCGCAAGGGGCCTTGCCGCAATCCATGGCGATCCTTGAATGGCTGGACGAGGTGCATCCCGAACCGCCCTTGCTGCCCCATGATCCATGGGGTCGGGCACGGGTGCGCAGCCTGGCACAGATCGTGGCGGCGGACATTCATCCGGTGAATAATCTACGCATTCTCAAACATCTGGAGGCCGAGTTTGGCGTCGATGCGGCGGGCAAGGCGGCATGGTTTCGCAACTGGGCCGCCGCCGGCATGAAGGCGTTGGAAACCCGGTTGGCGGCGGAGCCTGAAACCGGAGATTTCTGCCATGGCGATACGGTGGGTCTGGCCGATCTGTGTCTATATGCACAAGTGCTGAACAACGCACGTTTTGAGGTCGATATGTCACCCTATCCGGTAATCAACCGCATTCACGCCAATTGCATGGCTGTGCCTGCACTGGAACAGGCGGCACCGGCCAACCAGCCTGACGTGAGTTGA
- a CDS encoding alpha/beta fold hydrolase, with protein sequence MPELPLDEVTLHYEADGSGPPLLLLAGMLSDSAAWGAFLPLIKDHFTVIRPDNRTTGRTVPWDAPADCSLMAQDAVALMNHLGFDRFHVGGHSLGGLLSLEIAHMVPDQVASCAVLASGRIRVPRTAAVFEALLAVRRAPKGEELWLRALYPWLFGHTFFENPAHVETALEASLAYPHAQTADAMAHQLAAFGAFRPKAKPENITCPTLVLYAGQDLMVPPAAAQPSFSGIPNLTEATIEAAGHSIHWDAPQEVAAHLTKFLAANPI encoded by the coding sequence ATGCCTGAACTGCCCCTCGATGAGGTGACCCTGCATTATGAAGCCGACGGCAGCGGTCCACCGCTCTTGTTACTGGCGGGCATGTTAAGTGACAGCGCCGCCTGGGGCGCATTCTTGCCGCTGATCAAGGATCATTTCACCGTAATCCGCCCTGACAACCGCACCACGGGGCGCACCGTGCCTTGGGATGCGCCTGCCGATTGCAGCTTGATGGCACAAGACGCAGTGGCGCTGATGAACCACCTTGGGTTTGACCGGTTCCACGTCGGAGGCCATTCGCTGGGCGGGCTATTATCGCTTGAGATTGCTCATATGGTACCGGATCAGGTGGCCAGCTGCGCGGTGCTTGCGTCGGGTCGTATCCGTGTGCCGCGCACCGCTGCGGTGTTTGAGGCGCTGCTGGCGGTGCGTCGCGCACCCAAAGGCGAGGAACTGTGGCTGCGGGCGCTTTATCCATGGCTGTTCGGCCATACTTTTTTTGAGAATCCCGCGCATGTCGAAACCGCGCTGGAGGCCAGCCTCGCCTATCCCCATGCTCAGACAGCTGATGCCATGGCGCATCAGCTTGCCGCTTTTGGCGCGTTCCGGCCCAAGGCGAAACCGGAAAACATCACCTGCCCCACATTGGTTCTTTATGCGGGACAAGACCTGATGGTCCCGCCTGCCGCCGCACAGCCCAGCTTTTCCGGCATCCCCAACCTGACCGAAGCAACGATAGAGGCGGCAGGTCATTCGATCCATTGGGATGCCCCGCAAGAGGTCGCCGCGCATCTGACCAAATTTTTGGCCGCCAACCCGATCTAG
- a CDS encoding P1 family peptidase, whose product MIAGPKNLITDVPGLLVGNAQDEVLKSGTTVVLADEPFTASVHVMGGAPGARETDLLAPDKSVAAVDALVLSGGSAYGLDACSGVVDGLRAAGRGFQVGRATIPLVPGAILFDLLNGGDKDWLENPYRILGRQAFDAASETFSLGTAGAGTGAMSAMLKGGLGSASLVLPDGSTVGALVAANPVGAVTTPGDRHFYAAPFELNAEFGGLGPDPASGLGLSLESRKVVAMSQRANTTIAIIATDATLTKAECQRVAVAAHDGIGRATVPAHTPMDGDLVFALTTADKPAGDVSLIGHAASLCLARAIARAVYEATPNPDDLLPCWRTQNA is encoded by the coding sequence ATGATTGCCGGACCCAAGAACCTGATCACCGACGTGCCCGGTCTGCTGGTCGGTAACGCACAGGACGAAGTTTTGAAATCCGGTACAACGGTGGTTCTGGCCGATGAACCCTTTACCGCTTCTGTGCATGTTATGGGGGGTGCGCCGGGCGCGCGGGAAACCGACCTGCTTGCCCCCGACAAATCCGTCGCGGCGGTTGATGCCTTGGTATTGTCGGGTGGCTCTGCTTATGGGTTGGACGCCTGTTCGGGTGTTGTGGACGGGTTGCGGGCCGCGGGGCGCGGGTTTCAGGTTGGCCGGGCAACCATCCCTCTTGTGCCCGGTGCCATCCTGTTTGATCTGTTAAACGGCGGTGACAAGGATTGGTTGGAAAACCCCTATCGTATACTGGGACGACAGGCCTTTGACGCCGCATCAGAGACGTTTTCGCTTGGCACAGCGGGCGCGGGCACCGGCGCAATGTCTGCAATGTTGAAAGGTGGTCTTGGCTCTGCCTCCCTTGTTTTGCCTGATGGCAGCACCGTCGGGGCGCTGGTGGCGGCAAATCCGGTTGGTGCGGTCACAACCCCTGGCGACAGGCATTTCTACGCCGCCCCTTTTGAATTGAACGCAGAATTTGGCGGGCTTGGCCCCGATCCGGCCTCCGGCCTTGGCCTGTCTTTGGAAAGTCGGAAGGTTGTAGCAATGTCGCAGCGGGCCAATACGACAATCGCGATCATCGCCACCGATGCGACCCTGACAAAGGCCGAATGCCAACGTGTCGCCGTTGCGGCCCATGATGGAATTGGACGGGCAACCGTGCCTGCACATACCCCGATGGATGGTGATCTGGTATTTGCCCTGACTACAGCGGACAAGCCTGCCGGGGATGTCTCCCTGATCGGGCATGCGGCCTCGCTCTGTCTGGCCCGCGCCATCGCCCGCGCGGTGTACGAGGCAACGCCAAACCCCGATGATCTGCTGCCCTGTTGGAGAACCCAGAATGCCTGA
- a CDS encoding cupin domain-containing protein translates to MTNPVNLADKLSQISTYWDPHVVADYNSNDVMVVKFQGAFPFHLHEDTDDFFLVLKGEMIMDLEGASHPVKSGEIYVVPKGVTHRPRAEHECKVLLIEPKGEPNTGDPATAAAKPRL, encoded by the coding sequence ATGACCAACCCCGTCAACCTTGCTGATAAACTGTCTCAGATCAGCACCTATTGGGATCCGCATGTGGTGGCGGATTATAACAGTAATGACGTCATGGTTGTGAAATTTCAGGGGGCGTTTCCGTTTCATTTGCACGAGGACACCGATGATTTCTTTCTGGTCCTGAAAGGCGAAATGATCATGGACCTTGAAGGCGCGTCCCATCCTGTGAAATCTGGCGAAATCTATGTTGTACCCAAGGGCGTGACCCACCGCCCCAGAGCGGAACACGAATGCAAGGTCCTGCTGATAGAACCGAAAGGAGAGCCTAACACCGGCGATCCGGCCACCGCAGCGGCGAAACCAAGACTATGA